CCCTGCACCCCCCAGGCCGTCATAGAAATACTCAATCACTATCAAATAGACCTGACCGGCAAAAAAGCATTAATCCTGGGGAGGAGCATGGTAGTAGGAAGGCCCCTTGCCATGATGATGCTAAAACAAAACGCCACTGTAACAATCTGCCACACAAAGACAAAAAACCTCTTTGAAGAAACAAAGAAGGCAGAAATACTCGTAGCAGCCGCAGGTAAGGCAAAAATAGTAAAAGCCGATATGGTAGGGGAAGGGGCGGTAGTAATAGACGTCGGCATAAACGTAGACCAAAACGGCAAACTCTGCGGCGACGTAGACTTTGAACAAGTACAGCATAAAGCCGGCATGATAACCCCCGTGCCCGGCGGAGTAGGCTCCGTCACCTCCACCGTCCTCGTAAAACACACAATAAAAGCCTTAAAACAACAAAAAGCAATAAACTAAAAAAAAGGGGGAAAACCTGTGATAAT
Above is a window of Thermovenabulum gondwanense DNA encoding:
- a CDS encoding bifunctional 5,10-methylenetetrahydrofolate dehydrogenase/5,10-methenyltetrahydrofolate cyclohydrolase gives rise to the protein GILIMRPLPSHLSEDQIKYHIDPQKDVDCFSPINVAKITAGEETGFPPCTPQAVIEILNHYQIDLTGKKALILGRSMVVGRPLAMMMLKQNATVTICHTKTKNLFEETKKAEILVAAAGKAKIVKADMVGEGAVVIDVGINVDQNGKLCGDVDFEQVQHKAGMITPVPGGVGSVTSTVLVKHTIKALKQQKAIN